Within the Thermodesulfobacteriota bacterium genome, the region CGGCCGTGTTTTGATGGAAGTCGCCGGACGGGGGGCCGTGCGCTGGCTGCTGGAGTGTTTTCCGGAAGTGCTGGAAATGAAAATCGCCGTGCTGGCAGGACGGGGCAACAACGGCGGCGACGGCTTTGTCATGGCGCGCCACCTTCACCATCTGGGCGGCCGGGTAACAGTCTTTCTGCTGACGGAGGCAGACCGGATCAGCGGGGACGCCGCGGCCAATCTGGCCCTGGCCAGGGCTTCGGAAGTTCCCGTCATCGGCCTGCCGGACGAGGCCGCCTTCGCGGCGCACCGCTCCGCCCTGGCCCACCAGGAATTGTTTATCGACGCCATTCTGGGGACCGGCCTGCAATCCGAGGTCAAAGGCTTTTTTAAAACCGTCATCGATTATCTCAACGGATCCGGAAAACCGGTTTTCGCCGTGGACATTCCCTCGGGCCTGAACGCCGACACCGGCCACCCCTGCGGCGTCTGCGTCCGGGCGGACGCCACCGCCACCTTCGGGTTCGCCAAGACCGGTCTGGTCCTTTACCCGGGCGCGGATTTTGCCGGGGACTTAAGCGTGGTCGACATCGGGATCCCGCCCTTTATCGCCGACCGGGTCGCGCCGGACAAGCGGTTGCTGACCGAAAACATGGTGTCCGGATACGTCATGCCCCGGCCATCGGACACCCATAAAGGGATAACCGGGCACCTGCTGGCGGCGGCGGGTTCGTGCGGCAAGACCGGGGCCGCCAAAATGACCGCCCTTTCGGCCTTGAGGGCCGGCGCCGGGCTGGTGACCCTGGCCGTTCCGGCCGGAGTTCACGCCATGACGGCCGCCGGCCTGACCGAGGTGATGACCCTGCCGGCGGGAAAGCCGGATTGTCAATTTTTCGATCAATCCTGCCTGGATTTGATCATGACGGCCCTGGAGGGAAAGTTCTGCCTGGCCCTGGGGCCGGGAATCGGAACCGATCCGGCCACGGCCGACATGGTCCGCGAACTGGTCCGGACGGCGCACTGCCCCCAGGTCATTGACGCCGACGGTCTGAACTGCCTGGCCGGGCACCTGGATATATTAAAAGCCCGGTCTGGCCGCATCGTCCTGACCCCCCACCCGGGTGAAATGGCCAGATTGACCGGCCTGACCGCCCGGGAGGTTCAGCGGGACCGGATCACCTGCGCCCGGAGTCTGGCGGAACAGTTTGGGGTCTATGTCGTTCTCAAGGGCGCCGGCACGGTCATCGCCCACCCGGACGGGAAAATTTACATCAACCGCACCGGTAACCCCGGCATGGCCGCGGGCGGCATGGGCGACGTGCTGACCGGCCTCATCGCCGGGTTCATCTGCCAGGGATATGACATCGGACAGGCGGCCCATCTGGGCGTTTACCTTCACGGCGCGGCCGCCGACCGCCTGGCGGAAAAACGCGGCCCCGGCTACCTGGCCTCGGAGGTCATGGCCGAAATTCCCGAGGCCATGGCCGCTTTGATGAAACCCTAATGGAACTGAACATCCGGACCCGCTCCCCCGAAGAGACCATCCGCCTGGGTAAAAAAATCGGCGGCCAGGCGACTGCCGGCACGGTAATCGCCTTGACAGGCGAACTGGGCAGTGGTAAAACCGCCTTCACCCAGGGACTCGCCCGGGGCATGGGCATCACGGAGCCGTATATCGCCAGCCCCAGCTACACCCTGGTCAACCACTATCCGGGCAGCGGGCTTTCCCTGTACCATGTCGATCTGTACCGCCTCGCGGACAGAGAGGAAGCCGAAGACCTGGGACTGGAGGAGGTCCTGCACCGGCAAGGGGTGGTGGCCATCGAGTGGGCGGAAAAATTCGGCGATCACTACTGGCGGGAAGACGTGGAGGTCCGGCTGAAGGTG harbors:
- a CDS encoding NAD(P)H-hydrate dehydratase, translating into MLLVSAEEMREMDRQTIDSYGLPGRVLMEVAGRGAVRWLLECFPEVLEMKIAVLAGRGNNGGDGFVMARHLHHLGGRVTVFLLTEADRISGDAAANLALARASEVPVIGLPDEAAFAAHRSALAHQELFIDAILGTGLQSEVKGFFKTVIDYLNGSGKPVFAVDIPSGLNADTGHPCGVCVRADATATFGFAKTGLVLYPGADFAGDLSVVDIGIPPFIADRVAPDKRLLTENMVSGYVMPRPSDTHKGITGHLLAAAGSCGKTGAAKMTALSALRAGAGLVTLAVPAGVHAMTAAGLTEVMTLPAGKPDCQFFDQSCLDLIMTALEGKFCLALGPGIGTDPATADMVRELVRTAHCPQVIDADGLNCLAGHLDILKARSGRIVLTPHPGEMARLTGLTAREVQRDRITCARSLAEQFGVYVVLKGAGTVIAHPDGKIYINRTGNPGMAAGGMGDVLTGLIAGFICQGYDIGQAAHLGVYLHGAAADRLAEKRGPGYLASEVMAEIPEAMAALMKP
- the tsaE gene encoding tRNA (adenosine(37)-N6)-threonylcarbamoyltransferase complex ATPase subunit type 1 TsaE translates to MELNIRTRSPEETIRLGKKIGGQATAGTVIALTGELGSGKTAFTQGLARGMGITEPYIASPSYTLVNHYPGSGLSLYHVDLYRLADREEAEDLGLEEVLHRQGVVAIEWAEKFGDHYWREDVEVRLKVTGETDREIILTSRGPAGDRIMSVLLTEKP